In Propionicimonas paludicola, a single window of DNA contains:
- the uvrB gene encoding excinuclease ABC subunit UvrB: protein MRPVTDVKRRVAPFRVESDFDPAGDQPAAIDELERRINAGEQNVVLLGATGTGKTATVAWLAERIQRPMLVMQPNKTLAAQFANELRQFFPQNAVEYFVSYYDYYQPEAYVPQTDTYIEKDSSLNEEVERLRHSATSSLLTRRDVIVVATVSAIYGLGTPQEYVDRMIQLRVGEEIGRDALLRRLVDIQYARNDLAGTRGTFRVRGDTVEVFPMYEEHAVRVEFFGDEIEALSTMHPLTGEVLSNDSEIYIFPASHYVAGPERMERAIGGIEAELADRLAELEGNGQLLEAQRLRMRTSYDIEMMRQIGTCSGIENYSRHIDGREPGSAPNCLLDYFGEDFVLVIDESHVTVPQIGGMYEGDMSRKRTLVEHGFRLPSAMDNRPLRWEEFVERIGQTVYLSATPGPYEMAKADGIVEQLIRPTGLVDPEIILKPTKGQIDDLMGEIRLRTELDQRVLVTTLTKKMAEDLTDYLMENGVRTRYLHSEVDTLRRIELLRELRLGDYDVLVGINLLREGLDLPEVSLVAILDADKEGFLRSARSLIQTIGRAARNVDGQVHMYADKITPSMAAAIDETNRRRAKQVAYNTERGLDPQPLRKKIADLTDLLAREDVDTEVLVAKAGGRRGTAPVPASGQRERDLGSMPSTELAGLVSELTEQMHAAAAELQFELAARLRDEIADLKKTLRQMLEATR from the coding sequence GTGCGACCAGTGACCGATGTGAAGCGACGAGTGGCCCCGTTCCGGGTGGAGTCGGACTTCGATCCGGCCGGCGACCAGCCGGCTGCGATCGACGAACTCGAGCGCCGGATCAACGCCGGTGAGCAGAATGTGGTGTTGCTGGGCGCCACCGGCACCGGCAAGACCGCGACCGTGGCCTGGCTGGCCGAACGGATCCAGCGTCCGATGCTGGTCATGCAGCCCAACAAGACTCTGGCCGCCCAGTTCGCCAACGAGCTGCGCCAGTTCTTCCCGCAGAACGCGGTGGAGTACTTCGTCTCTTACTACGACTACTACCAGCCCGAGGCGTACGTCCCGCAGACCGACACCTACATCGAAAAGGACTCCTCGCTGAACGAGGAGGTCGAGCGGCTCCGGCATTCGGCCACCAGTTCGCTGTTGACCAGGCGCGACGTGATCGTGGTCGCCACGGTCTCGGCCATCTACGGCCTGGGCACGCCCCAGGAGTACGTCGACCGGATGATCCAGCTGCGAGTGGGTGAGGAGATCGGTCGGGACGCACTGCTGCGCCGGCTGGTCGACATTCAGTACGCCCGTAACGACCTGGCCGGCACTCGGGGCACCTTCCGGGTCCGCGGTGACACCGTCGAGGTGTTCCCGATGTACGAGGAGCACGCGGTCCGGGTGGAGTTCTTCGGCGACGAGATCGAGGCGCTGTCCACCATGCATCCGCTGACCGGCGAGGTGCTCAGCAATGACTCCGAGATCTACATCTTCCCGGCCTCGCACTATGTGGCCGGTCCGGAGCGGATGGAACGGGCGATCGGCGGGATCGAAGCCGAGCTGGCCGATCGGCTGGCCGAGCTCGAGGGGAACGGCCAGTTGCTGGAGGCGCAGCGGCTGCGGATGCGAACCAGCTACGACATCGAGATGATGCGTCAGATCGGCACCTGCTCGGGCATTGAGAACTACTCCCGGCATATCGACGGCCGTGAGCCGGGCAGCGCCCCGAACTGCCTGTTGGACTACTTTGGCGAGGATTTCGTCCTGGTCATCGACGAGTCGCACGTCACGGTGCCGCAGATCGGCGGCATGTATGAAGGCGACATGTCCCGCAAGCGGACCCTGGTCGAGCACGGTTTCCGGCTGCCGTCGGCCATGGACAACCGTCCGCTGCGCTGGGAGGAGTTCGTCGAGCGGATCGGGCAGACGGTCTACCTCTCGGCCACGCCCGGTCCCTACGAGATGGCCAAGGCGGATGGGATCGTCGAGCAGCTGATCCGGCCCACCGGCCTGGTCGACCCGGAGATCATCCTCAAGCCCACCAAGGGCCAGATCGACGACCTGATGGGTGAGATCCGGCTGCGCACGGAGCTCGATCAGCGAGTGCTGGTCACCACGCTGACCAAGAAGATGGCTGAGGATCTCACCGACTACCTGATGGAGAACGGGGTGCGGACCCGCTACCTGCACTCCGAGGTGGACACTCTGCGTCGGATCGAGCTGCTCCGCGAGCTGCGGCTGGGAGACTACGACGTGCTGGTCGGGATCAACCTGCTTCGGGAAGGTCTCGACCTGCCCGAAGTGAGCCTGGTGGCGATCCTCGATGCCGACAAGGAAGGCTTCCTGCGTTCGGCACGGTCGCTCATCCAGACAATCGGTCGAGCCGCTCGAAATGTCGACGGCCAGGTGCACATGTACGCCGACAAGATCACCCCCTCAATGGCGGCCGCCATCGACGAGACCAACCGGCGCCGGGCCAAGCAGGTGGCCTACAACACGGAGCGGGGTCTCGACCCGCAGCCGCTGCGCAAGAAGATCGCCGATCTCACCGACCTGCTGGCAAGGGAGGACGTCGACACCGAGGTCCTGGTCGCCAAGGCCGGTGGACGCCGCGGCACCGCGCCGGTGCCGGCCTCGGGCCAGCGCGAGCGGGATCTGGGCTCGATGCCGTCCACCGAGCTGGCCGGCCTGGTCTCCGAACTCACCGAGCAGATGCACGCCGCCGCCGCGGAACTGCAGTTCGAGTTGGCCGCGCGGCTGCGCGATGAGATCGCCGACCTGAAGAAGACCCTGCGCCAGATGCTGGAGGCGACCCGCTGA
- the coaE gene encoding dephospho-CoA kinase, translated as MSGRRVLHLGLTGGIASGKSTVAQRLVEHGALLIDADLLAREVVAPGTPGLAAVAARFGAGVLAADGSLDRPALGRVVFADPDARRDLEQIIHPAVRARAAELLASAPDGSVVVQMIPLLVETGQADTFDLVVVVDVPAQLQVQRLMARDGLSEAEAEARLAAQADRTQRLAAADAVIDNTGHPAELRDAVDRFWAAQVLPRLAERG; from the coding sequence ATGAGCGGGCGGCGGGTGCTGCATCTGGGGCTCACCGGCGGAATCGCCTCGGGGAAGTCGACGGTGGCGCAGCGCCTTGTCGAGCACGGCGCACTGTTGATCGACGCCGACCTGCTGGCCCGCGAGGTGGTGGCCCCGGGAACCCCGGGGCTGGCCGCGGTGGCGGCTCGCTTCGGTGCCGGCGTTCTGGCCGCGGACGGCTCGCTCGACCGGCCCGCCCTGGGGCGGGTGGTGTTCGCCGACCCGGATGCGCGGCGCGACCTGGAGCAGATCATTCACCCGGCGGTTCGCGCCCGGGCTGCGGAGCTGCTGGCGTCCGCGCCGGACGGGTCGGTGGTGGTCCAGATGATCCCCTTGCTGGTCGAGACTGGCCAGGCGGACACCTTCGATCTGGTGGTGGTGGTGGACGTCCCCGCGCAGCTGCAGGTGCAACGGCTGATGGCGCGTGACGGGCTGAGCGAGGCCGAAGCCGAGGCCCGGTTGGCCGCCCAGGCCGACCGCACGCAGCGCTTGGCCGCAGCTGACGCGGTGATCGACAACACCGGCCACCCGGCCGAGTTGCGGGACGCCGTGGACCGGTTCTGGGCCGCGCAGGTGCTGCCCCGGCTGGCCGAGCGGGGCTGA
- the rpsA gene encoding 30S ribosomal protein S1, with amino-acid sequence MTSTHEAAIVAVDDLGSPEAFLAAVDATIKYFNDGDIVTGTVVKVDRDEVLLDIGYKTEGVIPSKELSIKHDVDPFDVVSVGDVIEALVQTKEDKEGRLILSKKRAQYERAWGTIEKVKEEDGVVTGRVIEVVKGGLIIDIGLRGFLPASLVEMRRVRDLQPYVGMELEAKIIELDKNRNNVVLSRRAWLEQTQSEVRHTFLNQLTKGQIRKGVVSSIVNFGAFVDLGGVDGLVHVSELSWKHIDHPSEVVEVGDEVTVEVLDVDMDRERVSLSLKATQEDPWQTFARTHQIGQIVPGKVTKLVPFGAFVRVEEGIEGLVHVSELAERHVEIPEQVVTVNDDVMVKIIDIDLERRRISLSLKQANEGVDIAADDFDPALYGMSASYDEQGNYIYPEGFDPETQEWKPGYEAQQRAWEQQYAEAQARWEAHKKQVEEAEAADVQATIAEANTAAYSAGAADETVEGSLASDEALQALREKLTGGR; translated from the coding sequence ATGACCTCAACTCACGAGGCAGCCATCGTCGCAGTTGACGACCTCGGTTCGCCCGAGGCATTCCTCGCAGCGGTCGACGCGACCATCAAGTACTTCAATGACGGTGACATCGTCACCGGGACCGTCGTCAAGGTCGACCGGGACGAGGTTCTCCTCGACATCGGCTACAAGACCGAAGGCGTCATCCCCTCCAAGGAACTCTCCATCAAGCACGATGTGGACCCGTTCGACGTGGTCTCCGTGGGCGATGTGATCGAGGCCCTGGTTCAGACCAAGGAGGACAAGGAAGGCCGGCTCATCCTGTCCAAGAAGCGGGCTCAGTACGAGCGCGCCTGGGGCACGATCGAGAAGGTCAAGGAAGAGGACGGTGTGGTCACCGGCCGCGTCATCGAGGTGGTCAAGGGCGGCCTGATCATCGACATCGGCCTGCGTGGCTTCCTGCCCGCTTCGCTGGTGGAGATGCGCCGGGTGCGCGACCTGCAGCCGTACGTCGGCATGGAGCTCGAGGCCAAGATCATCGAGCTGGACAAGAACCGCAACAACGTGGTCCTGTCCCGCCGTGCGTGGCTCGAGCAGACCCAGTCCGAGGTGCGTCACACCTTCCTCAACCAGCTCACCAAGGGCCAGATCCGCAAGGGTGTCGTCTCCTCGATCGTCAACTTCGGCGCCTTCGTCGATCTGGGCGGCGTGGACGGCCTGGTGCACGTCTCCGAGCTGTCCTGGAAGCACATCGACCACCCGTCCGAGGTTGTCGAGGTCGGCGACGAGGTCACCGTCGAGGTGCTGGACGTCGACATGGACCGCGAGCGCGTCTCGCTGTCGCTGAAGGCGACCCAGGAAGATCCGTGGCAGACCTTCGCCCGGACACACCAGATCGGCCAGATCGTCCCCGGCAAGGTCACCAAGCTGGTGCCGTTCGGTGCGTTCGTTCGGGTCGAGGAGGGCATCGAGGGCCTGGTCCACGTGTCCGAGCTGGCCGAGCGTCACGTCGAGATCCCCGAGCAGGTCGTCACTGTGAACGACGACGTCATGGTCAAGATCATCGACATCGACCTGGAGCGTCGTCGGATCAGCCTCAGCCTCAAGCAGGCCAACGAGGGTGTGGACATCGCAGCCGACGATTTCGATCCGGCGCTGTACGGCATGTCCGCCTCCTACGACGAGCAGGGCAACTACATCTACCCCGAGGGCTTCGATCCGGAGACCCAGGAGTGGAAGCCCGGCTACGAGGCACAGCAGCGGGCGTGGGAGCAGCAGTACGCCGAGGCTCAGGCTCGTTGGGAAGCTCACAAGAAGCAGGTCGAGGAGGCCGAGGCTGCCGATGTGCAGGCCACGATCGCCGAGGCCAACACCGCGGCGTACTCCGCTGGTGCTGCTGACGAGACCGTTGAGGGCTCGCTGGCTTCGGACGAGGCCCTGCAGGCCCTGCGCGAGAAGCTGACCGGCGGTCGCTGA
- a CDS encoding CG0192-related protein translates to MSGTAEIHDATLTPSKLELLAGWLPQQSWFTGPADDLERVASYRFVDPDGEVGIETILVRSAGVTYQVPLTYRGEPLADAEDSLIGTMEHSALGTRYTYDAVGDPVYVVELLRVIHEGDNEAELSRGEKSMTVLGSGIVPVSNAATESVRVVRVLDGAHVPGNRTPLGTLTGSWTDGDATVEQVLAVLR, encoded by the coding sequence ATGAGCGGCACCGCCGAGATCCACGACGCAACCTTGACCCCGTCGAAGCTTGAGCTTCTGGCCGGCTGGCTGCCGCAGCAGTCCTGGTTCACGGGCCCTGCCGACGACCTGGAGCGAGTCGCGTCCTACCGCTTCGTCGACCCGGACGGCGAGGTCGGCATCGAGACCATCCTGGTCCGCTCCGCCGGAGTCACCTACCAGGTTCCGCTCACCTACCGCGGCGAGCCGCTGGCCGACGCCGAGGACTCGCTGATCGGCACCATGGAGCACTCCGCGCTGGGCACCCGCTACACCTACGACGCCGTGGGCGACCCGGTCTACGTGGTCGAGTTGCTCCGGGTGATCCACGAGGGCGACAACGAGGCTGAGCTGTCCCGCGGCGAGAAGTCGATGACCGTGCTGGGCTCGGGGATCGTCCCGGTCTCCAATGCCGCCACCGAGTCGGTCCGGGTGGTGCGAGTGCTGGACGGCGCGCACGTCCCCGGCAACCGGACGCCGCTGGGCACGCTGACCGGTAGCTGGACCGACGGTGACGCCACCGTGGAGCAGGTTCTGGCCGTGCTGCGCTGA
- the polA gene encoding DNA polymerase I, with amino-acid sequence MTTPAGASQPTLLLIDGHSVAYRAFFALPVENFATTTGQPTNAVYGFTSMLLNVLRDEQPTHVAVAFDVSRKTFRSERYVDYKANRAASPAEFAGQVDLIKEVLDALRIVHIEKPGFEADDIIATLATQAPASGLRVLICTGDRDTLQLVNDSVTVLYPRKGVSDLARLTPDAVVEKYLVPPARYPELAALVGETSDNLPGVPGVGPKTAAKWLTAYDGLENLLRQVDSVPGKAGESLREHLSDVTRNRELNALVGNLELGVGVDELARRDWDREAVHSLFDGLEFRVLRDRLLENLPNSEAETAGGFEVSGETLAPGSVRAWLDAHARSGVVGLDFAGQWRAGAGDLTGIALAAADGNAAFIEVTELSPDDDAALAAWLSDPSLPKAVHYAKGPLLALWSRGWELAGLVSDTQLAAYLLRPDQRVYDLADLAARYLHRELSGNAAADDSQAAFDFDDSTSTDAMVRARSVIDLAQELEAQLADQGGTTLLQDVELPLTRTLAVMERVGVAVDLDRLERLRTDFDTAVSQAESAAFEALGHPINLGSPKQLQVALFDELGMPKTRRTQTGYTTDAESLEYLYATTEHPFLAHLLRHRDQIRLRQTVEGLLKSVADDGRIHTTYVQTIAATGRLSSTDPNLQNIPIRTEDGRRIREAFVVGDGYQTLLTADYSQIEMRIMADASEDAGLIEAFSSGQDFHTIMASRVFSVAPDQVSGAQRAKIKAMNYGLAYGLSAFGLSQQLKIEVSEARGLMEEYFERFGHVRDYLAGIVAEARKTGYTQTVLGRRRYLPDLNSSNRQRREMAERAALNAPIQGSAADIIKVAMLDVETALARRSLRSRMLLQVHDELVFEVADGELEELTELVRDKMGHAVEMTVPLAVSVGTGGSWHDAAH; translated from the coding sequence GTGACGACCCCAGCTGGAGCTAGCCAACCGACCCTGCTGCTGATCGATGGGCATTCGGTGGCCTATCGGGCCTTCTTCGCCCTTCCGGTGGAGAACTTCGCGACCACCACCGGGCAGCCGACCAATGCCGTCTATGGCTTCACCTCAATGCTGCTCAACGTGCTGCGCGACGAGCAGCCCACCCACGTGGCGGTCGCCTTCGACGTCTCCCGGAAGACCTTCCGCAGCGAGCGCTACGTCGACTACAAGGCCAATCGCGCGGCGTCGCCGGCCGAGTTCGCCGGCCAGGTCGACCTGATCAAGGAAGTGCTGGACGCGCTGCGGATCGTCCACATCGAGAAGCCCGGCTTCGAGGCCGACGACATCATTGCCACCCTGGCCACCCAGGCGCCGGCGTCCGGACTGCGGGTGCTGATCTGCACCGGCGATCGGGACACCCTGCAGCTGGTGAACGACTCGGTGACCGTGCTCTACCCGCGCAAGGGCGTCTCCGACCTGGCCCGGCTCACCCCGGACGCGGTCGTCGAGAAGTACCTGGTGCCGCCGGCCCGCTACCCGGAGCTGGCCGCGCTGGTGGGGGAGACCAGCGACAACCTGCCCGGGGTGCCCGGGGTGGGTCCGAAGACCGCAGCCAAATGGCTGACCGCCTACGACGGCTTGGAGAACCTGTTGCGCCAGGTCGACTCGGTGCCGGGCAAGGCCGGGGAGTCGCTGCGCGAGCACCTGTCCGACGTCACCCGCAACCGCGAACTGAACGCCCTGGTCGGCAACCTCGAGCTCGGCGTCGGCGTGGACGAGTTGGCTCGCCGCGACTGGGACCGCGAGGCCGTCCACTCGCTGTTCGACGGCCTGGAGTTCAGGGTGCTGCGGGACCGGCTGCTGGAGAACCTGCCCAACAGCGAGGCCGAGACCGCCGGCGGCTTCGAGGTGAGTGGCGAGACCCTGGCGCCGGGCAGCGTCCGGGCCTGGCTGGACGCGCACGCCCGCTCCGGGGTGGTCGGGCTCGACTTCGCCGGTCAGTGGCGAGCCGGGGCCGGCGACCTGACCGGGATCGCGCTGGCCGCCGCCGACGGCAACGCCGCCTTCATCGAGGTCACCGAGCTCTCCCCGGACGACGACGCCGCGCTGGCCGCCTGGCTGTCCGACCCGAGCCTGCCCAAGGCTGTCCACTACGCCAAGGGGCCGTTACTGGCGTTGTGGTCGCGTGGCTGGGAGCTGGCCGGGCTGGTCAGCGACACCCAGCTGGCCGCCTATCTGCTGCGTCCGGATCAGCGGGTCTACGACCTGGCCGATCTGGCGGCGCGCTACCTGCACCGGGAGCTCTCCGGCAACGCGGCGGCCGACGACTCCCAGGCCGCCTTCGACTTCGACGACAGCACCTCCACCGATGCCATGGTGCGGGCCCGTTCGGTGATCGACCTGGCTCAGGAGCTGGAGGCGCAGCTGGCCGACCAGGGCGGCACCACCTTGTTGCAGGACGTCGAGTTGCCGCTGACCAGGACCCTGGCCGTGATGGAGCGGGTCGGCGTCGCCGTCGACCTGGATCGGCTGGAGCGGCTGCGTACCGACTTCGACACCGCCGTGAGCCAGGCCGAGAGTGCGGCCTTCGAGGCGCTCGGGCATCCGATCAATCTCGGCTCGCCCAAGCAGCTTCAGGTGGCGCTGTTCGACGAACTGGGGATGCCGAAGACCCGGCGCACCCAGACCGGCTACACCACCGATGCCGAGTCGCTGGAGTACCTCTACGCGACCACCGAACACCCGTTCCTGGCCCATCTGCTGCGACACCGCGACCAGATCCGGCTTCGCCAGACCGTCGAGGGGTTGCTGAAGTCGGTGGCCGACGACGGACGGATCCACACCACCTACGTCCAGACCATCGCGGCCACCGGACGGTTGTCGTCCACCGACCCGAACCTGCAGAACATCCCGATCCGCACCGAGGATGGCCGGCGGATCCGGGAGGCTTTCGTGGTCGGGGACGGCTATCAGACTCTGCTCACCGCGGACTACTCGCAGATCGAGATGCGGATCATGGCCGACGCCTCCGAGGACGCCGGGCTGATCGAGGCCTTCTCCTCCGGCCAGGACTTCCACACGATCATGGCCTCCCGGGTCTTCTCGGTGGCCCCGGATCAGGTCAGCGGTGCCCAGCGGGCCAAGATCAAAGCCATGAACTACGGCTTGGCCTATGGGCTGAGTGCGTTCGGGCTGAGCCAGCAGCTGAAGATCGAGGTGTCCGAGGCTCGCGGGCTGATGGAGGAGTACTTCGAGCGGTTCGGTCACGTCCGCGACTACCTGGCTGGGATCGTGGCCGAGGCGCGCAAGACCGGCTACACCCAGACCGTGCTGGGCCGGCGCCGCTACCTGCCCGACCTGAACTCGTCCAACCGGCAGCGCCGCGAGATGGCCGAGCGGGCCGCGCTGAATGCGCCGATCCAGGGCTCGGCCGCCGACATCATCAAGGTGGCCATGCTCGATGTCGAGACCGCTCTGGCCCGCCGGTCACTGCGCAGCCGGATGCTGCTCCAGGTGCACGACGAACTGGTCTTCGAGGTCGCCGACGGCGAACTCGAAGAGCTCACCGAACTGGTCCGGGACAAGATGGGGCACGCCGTCGAGATGACGGTCCCGCTGGCGGTGTCGGTCGGCACCGGCGGTTCCTGGCACGACGCCGCACACTGA
- a CDS encoding PaaI family thioesterase, which produces MDPAQIAQLPLGPLAERMGLELLHLEPARAEGRCPVAGNTQPFGLWHGGASCVLAETLASVAAIAEVGPDGRAAGVELNATHLAAARDGWVHGTAEAIRIGRTLATYQVELRDDAGTLVCVARVTVSLQRAATS; this is translated from the coding sequence ATGGACCCTGCACAGATCGCTCAGCTGCCACTGGGCCCACTGGCCGAGCGGATGGGGCTGGAGCTGCTGCATCTGGAGCCAGCCCGGGCCGAGGGCCGCTGCCCGGTGGCCGGCAACACCCAGCCCTTCGGACTGTGGCACGGCGGCGCGTCCTGCGTGCTGGCCGAGACCCTCGCCTCAGTGGCCGCCATCGCCGAAGTCGGGCCGGACGGACGGGCCGCCGGAGTCGAGCTCAACGCCACCCATCTGGCCGCGGCCCGGGACGGCTGGGTGCATGGCACGGCCGAGGCCATCCGAATCGGACGCACTCTGGCCACCTATCAGGTGGAACTCCGCGACGACGCCGGCACCTTGGTGTGTGTGGCCCGGGTGACGGTCTCCCTGCAGCGAGCAGCTACTTCTTGA
- a CDS encoding ANTAR domain-containing response regulator has translation MATTSDVNPSAENPLRVLVAEDEALIRLDLVELLTAEGYQVIAEAGDGEEALALARSLEPDLVVMDVKMPKMDGITAAAAIAEERIAPVVMLTAFSQRELVERARDAGAMAYVVKPFDASDVVPAIEIAIGRFAEIRAVEAEVADLEERFASRKAVDQAKGLLQEGLGLSEAEAFRWIQKTAMDLRKSMREVAEGVIDHSKSGGKPKPLKK, from the coding sequence ATGGCGACCACAAGCGATGTGAACCCCTCGGCAGAGAACCCCCTGCGCGTTCTGGTGGCCGAGGACGAGGCCCTGATCCGCCTCGACTTGGTCGAGCTGCTCACTGCGGAGGGCTACCAGGTGATCGCCGAAGCCGGCGACGGCGAGGAAGCTCTCGCATTGGCCCGCTCGCTGGAGCCCGATCTGGTCGTGATGGACGTGAAGATGCCCAAGATGGACGGCATCACGGCGGCCGCGGCGATCGCGGAGGAGCGGATCGCTCCGGTGGTGATGCTGACCGCGTTCAGCCAGCGTGAGCTGGTCGAGCGCGCCCGGGACGCCGGTGCCATGGCCTATGTGGTCAAGCCCTTCGATGCCTCCGACGTGGTGCCGGCCATCGAGATCGCGATCGGCCGGTTCGCCGAGATCCGCGCGGTCGAGGCCGAGGTGGCCGATCTGGAGGAGCGGTTCGCTTCCCGCAAGGCCGTCGACCAGGCCAAGGGCCTGCTCCAGGAGGGGCTGGGCCTGTCCGAGGCCGAAGCCTTCCGCTGGATCCAGAAGACCGCCATGGATCTGCGCAAGTCGATGCGCGAGGTCGCCGAGGGCGTGATCGATCACTCCAAGAGTGGTGGCAAGCCCAAGCCGCTCAAGAAGTAG
- a CDS encoding DUF4145 domain-containing protein translates to MSGVFSNIKRIDHDYTKTNDVAWDTGHCPDCGGTQMGVVAFLPESELYWLRCVGCGRGFVREWGVTLPGAQPFDVPKGLPNTEAAVWAEIRSCLAAGAFTASAMMCRKLLFHVAVATGLPAKDKSNRAPTYAQCVNHLEAEGVITKRMRTWVDRIKDIGNDANHEITPVTEKQALDVAGFTHQLLRLSYEMDELVKPDDAEDEGQGEILTI, encoded by the coding sequence GTGAGCGGAGTGTTCAGCAACATCAAGCGTATCGACCACGACTACACGAAAACCAACGACGTCGCCTGGGACACAGGCCATTGCCCTGACTGTGGAGGTACGCAGATGGGTGTCGTCGCCTTCCTTCCGGAGAGTGAGCTCTATTGGCTGCGATGTGTCGGCTGTGGTCGCGGTTTCGTCCGAGAGTGGGGGGTGACCCTCCCTGGTGCTCAGCCGTTTGATGTTCCTAAAGGACTACCAAACACTGAAGCGGCCGTGTGGGCTGAGATTCGGTCGTGCCTCGCTGCCGGTGCTTTCACAGCGTCAGCCATGATGTGTCGGAAGCTCTTGTTCCACGTGGCGGTTGCTACCGGCCTCCCGGCCAAGGACAAGAGCAACAGAGCTCCGACCTATGCCCAGTGCGTCAATCACCTTGAGGCCGAAGGCGTCATCACTAAGCGGATGCGAACCTGGGTGGACCGGATCAAAGACATCGGGAATGACGCGAATCACGAGATAACGCCCGTCACAGAGAAGCAAGCTCTCGATGTGGCCGGGTTCACACATCAGCTCTTGAGGCTGAGCTACGAGATGGACGAGCTCGTGAAGCCGGACGACGCTGAAGATGAGGGACAAGGCGAGATCCTGACGATCTGA